A portion of the Intestinibacillus sp. Marseille-P6563 genome contains these proteins:
- a CDS encoding D-alanyl-D-alanine carboxypeptidase family protein, with the protein MKKRVVSCFLMVCVLLSVCLPSAGALDVRAASYFVMDAQTGEELLSDDADVARVPASMTKVMTAYIIYQELEKGTLTMDTPVLISHNVAVKSRDSNYPMAVPLTEGATYTVETLLNLIMIPSASASCIAMAEHISGTEAAFVQRMNATARELGVTATYYNCHGAQPNYVTARSQAKLTKRFIDDYPAILDITSKSGYSFNGRYYNNTNHLLNTMGPYEGLDGFKTGTISAAGYCVTTTAERNGRRVISVVLKSTSDAQRFRDSRQLLDYGFAEIARRDAARASTVIQLTDTPASVRPYEPFQVSAQLTGFSNAYVAKAQWYVNGTAVSGFGNSYFQAQPNKVSTLDTTLYDMSRDTVDVSFILTMFDGTEKRADLSIPVEQQPLEYQGSLNIRSAQVYPGKELTVTADLSGANDIASVSLPARWQWDGQDITGAVNPAFQITNDQAHSTYTLRIPADAQPGQHEIRFVVGDESLTGVVPCVLSAVVEVVAPEPQVEEVPDTDSEPTSEDNESVPPTETPEE; encoded by the coding sequence ATGAAGAAAAGAGTGGTTTCCTGTTTTCTCATGGTTTGTGTGCTGCTCAGCGTATGCTTGCCCAGCGCTGGCGCGCTCGATGTGCGGGCAGCATCCTACTTTGTCATGGATGCGCAGACCGGAGAAGAATTACTTTCTGATGATGCGGACGTAGCCCGCGTCCCGGCCAGTATGACCAAGGTCATGACGGCTTACATCATCTATCAGGAGCTCGAAAAGGGCACTTTGACCATGGATACTCCGGTGCTCATCAGCCACAATGTAGCGGTCAAATCGCGGGATTCCAATTACCCCATGGCGGTTCCGCTGACCGAAGGCGCGACCTATACGGTCGAAACGCTGCTCAATCTCATCATGATCCCCTCGGCCAGTGCTTCGTGCATTGCGATGGCCGAGCACATCAGCGGTACCGAAGCTGCCTTTGTGCAGCGCATGAACGCCACTGCACGGGAACTGGGCGTCACGGCGACTTATTACAACTGCCATGGTGCGCAGCCCAATTATGTCACCGCACGTTCGCAGGCCAAGCTGACCAAGCGGTTTATCGACGATTATCCGGCGATTCTGGATATCACCAGCAAGAGCGGCTATTCCTTCAATGGCCGGTATTATAACAATACCAACCATCTGCTCAACACCATGGGCCCCTACGAAGGTTTGGACGGCTTCAAAACCGGTACCATCTCCGCCGCTGGATATTGTGTGACCACGACCGCAGAGCGCAATGGCCGCCGTGTCATTTCTGTCGTTCTCAAATCGACCAGCGATGCACAGCGCTTCCGCGATTCACGGCAGCTTTTGGATTATGGCTTTGCCGAGATCGCCCGGCGGGATGCCGCACGTGCATCCACCGTCATTCAGTTGACCGATACCCCTGCTTCGGTTCGTCCGTATGAACCCTTCCAGGTATCCGCACAGCTGACCGGCTTCTCGAACGCCTATGTTGCCAAGGCACAATGGTACGTCAACGGCACCGCCGTCAGCGGATTCGGCAATTCCTATTTCCAGGCACAGCCGAATAAGGTATCTACCCTGGATACCACGCTGTATGACATGTCACGCGATACCGTAGATGTTTCCTTTATTTTGACCATGTTTGACGGCACCGAAAAGCGCGCCGATCTTTCCATCCCGGTCGAGCAGCAGCCGCTGGAATATCAGGGCAGCCTGAATATTCGCAGCGCCCAAGTGTATCCCGGTAAGGAACTGACCGTCACCGCCGACCTGTCCGGTGCAAACGACATTGCATCCGTTTCGCTCCCTGCCCGCTGGCAGTGGGATGGACAGGACATCACCGGCGCTGTCAATCCAGCATTCCAAATTACGAATGACCAGGCGCACAGTACCTATACCCTCCGCATTCCTGCGGATGCGCAGCCTGGCCAGCACGAGATCCGCTTTGTTGTCGGCGATGAATCGCTGACCGGCGTCGTGCCTTGTGTGCTTTCGGCTGTGGTCGAAGTCGTTGCCCCGGAACCGCAGGTAGAAGAAGTTCCGGATACTGACAGCGAACCCACGTCCGAAGACAATGAATCCGTTCCCCCAACCGAAACACCGGAGGAATAA
- a CDS encoding DUF975 family protein, whose amino-acid sequence MIKLDNTLRRTIKMEAKMKIFSRLPVCVLAVAVYMLPAVFIGTMTALPLDAGLMRIIRMLLINLVCEIVILGPIMLGTQYCFVGIARGETPEIASLFAPLGSIREIFRGIRMMLCMLVRMLLLVILPTVVYEVALYFVLNMLGDAADWNMVMTAIGVLVLVYCLMLLPAAGLGASYWMGYSALRDDPKIGVWRATKEGARLLRGQRREMIAFTASYLPWFIAGLFTCGILSSFGIIYLSVSLYCLRDRLEGRQQPQTSPIL is encoded by the coding sequence ATGATCAAACTGGACAATACGCTGCGCCGCACCATCAAAATGGAAGCAAAGATGAAAATCTTTTCCCGTTTGCCGGTGTGTGTGCTGGCGGTGGCGGTATATATGCTGCCGGCTGTGTTCATCGGCACCATGACTGCGCTGCCGCTGGATGCCGGACTCATGCGCATCATACGGATGCTGCTGATCAATCTGGTGTGTGAGATCGTGATCTTGGGTCCGATCATGCTGGGCACGCAGTACTGTTTCGTTGGCATTGCGCGTGGAGAGACGCCCGAGATCGCAAGTTTATTTGCACCGCTGGGCAGCATCCGGGAGATATTTCGGGGCATTCGCATGATGCTGTGCATGCTTGTGCGCATGCTGCTGCTGGTTATCCTGCCTACGGTCGTGTATGAGGTTGCGCTGTATTTCGTCCTGAACATGCTGGGCGATGCGGCCGATTGGAATATGGTCATGACCGCAATCGGTGTACTCGTTTTGGTGTATTGTCTGATGCTGTTGCCGGCAGCTGGCCTGGGAGCCAGCTACTGGATGGGTTATTCCGCTCTGCGGGATGACCCGAAAATCGGCGTTTGGCGTGCCACCAAGGAAGGGGCACGTTTGCTGCGCGGGCAGCGCCGGGAGATGATTGCCTTTACGGCCAGCTACCTGCCATGGTTTATCGCCGGATTGTTTACGTGTGGTATCCTCAGCAGCTTTGGGATCATTTATCTCAGCGTTTCGCTTTACTGTCTGCGGGACCGGCTGGAAGGCCGGCAGCAGCCGCAGACTTCACCCATTTTATAA
- a CDS encoding IS3 family transposase — protein sequence MAVMCKFFGVSRSGYYAFVHRLGKPEKDAALAELIGQQRERSFRTYGYRRMCLWLKNQNIFCNPKTVLRIMKKYDLLSEIRRRRKWQQMGQQLHKYENLLSRQFQADKPNSKWVTDISYIHTKQGVLYLSMIRDLYDNSIVAYKTGTEQTVNLVLDTIRLAMKQEKKRAAAELQLHSDQGAQYASQAYFELTQTYGITPSMSRRGNPYDNAMAENFFSILKTECIYRHKPATFSQANEMIDRYIYFYNHERIQLKTGEAPLTRRLST from the coding sequence GTGGCAGTTATGTGCAAATTCTTTGGAGTATCCAGAAGCGGATACTATGCCTTCGTCCATCGCCTTGGTAAGCCGGAGAAGGACGCAGCTCTTGCAGAACTAATTGGACAACAGCGGGAACGCAGCTTCCGCACCTACGGCTACCGGCGGATGTGTCTATGGCTGAAGAACCAGAATATTTTCTGTAATCCAAAAACAGTGCTACGGATTATGAAGAAATATGATCTGCTCTCAGAAATCCGCCGACGCAGGAAATGGCAGCAGATGGGGCAGCAGCTCCACAAGTACGAGAATCTGCTAAGCAGGCAGTTTCAGGCCGACAAGCCCAACAGCAAATGGGTAACGGACATCTCCTACATCCACACTAAGCAGGGCGTACTGTACCTGTCCATGATCCGGGATCTCTATGACAACAGTATTGTGGCTTACAAAACCGGAACGGAACAAACGGTGAATCTGGTTCTGGACACCATTCGTCTGGCAATGAAGCAAGAGAAAAAGAGGGCCGCTGCAGAGTTGCAGCTCCACAGCGACCAGGGTGCTCAGTACGCCTCACAAGCATATTTTGAGCTAACTCAAACATACGGCATTACGCCATCTATGTCAAGACGTGGAAATCCTTATGACAACGCTATGGCGGAAAATTTCTTCTCTATCCTCAAAACAGAGTGCATCTACCGCCACAAACCGGCTACCTTCTCGCAAGCCAATGAAATGATTGACCGCTACATCTACTTTTACAACCATGAGCGCATCCAGCTAAAGACTGGAGAAGCGCCGCTTACGCGACGCCTCTCCACTTAA
- a CDS encoding M23 family metallopeptidase has product MRLDTIRFHTAVRLAGLPKIPKPPRLLAAAICFVGLFAVPMAAALQPCLKVTLNGQTIGYVNDASSVQLAANLLETSMESQFGVAYSFDDELSYQSALMLKGKTSSVDDMVSSLAEASDDLERMAVLTVNGETVGACRSLEDVQDMLDSLLDVYKSNDSDHARFVENVNVTLSPAPADAEVSAEDLKQQITEEGLLDVEVYSTQTYTEPIPYSTQMVENDQLAQYSTKTMQVGQDGEASVQEQVVTLNGVETQRTVVSRAILTQATDAVVAVGTGGSDIGTGTLIAPVTEYRFTSAFKFRNGRWHKGVDLAVSEGTPVYAADNGKVIVSEWSDSYGNYIIIDHQNGLKTLYAHNSALLVNVGDTVTKGRQIALSGNTGNSTGPHVHFEVHYNGVAVNPELYVSFGTETP; this is encoded by the coding sequence GTGCGGCTGGATACCATTCGATTCCATACTGCCGTGCGTCTGGCGGGGCTGCCCAAGATTCCAAAGCCGCCGCGGTTGCTGGCAGCGGCCATCTGCTTTGTGGGCCTGTTCGCCGTTCCCATGGCAGCAGCATTGCAGCCGTGCTTGAAAGTCACCCTCAATGGGCAGACGATTGGCTATGTGAATGATGCGTCGTCGGTGCAGTTGGCTGCCAACTTGCTGGAAACCAGCATGGAGTCGCAATTTGGTGTGGCGTACTCGTTTGATGACGAACTGTCGTATCAGTCGGCTCTGATGCTCAAGGGCAAGACCAGTTCGGTCGATGATATGGTGTCTTCGCTCGCAGAGGCATCGGACGATCTCGAACGAATGGCCGTACTGACCGTCAATGGAGAAACTGTGGGCGCCTGCCGTTCGCTGGAAGATGTGCAGGATATGCTGGATAGCCTGCTGGATGTTTATAAGTCCAACGACAGCGACCATGCACGTTTTGTGGAAAATGTGAATGTGACGCTTTCTCCGGCTCCGGCGGATGCCGAAGTTTCTGCTGAAGATCTCAAGCAGCAGATCACGGAGGAAGGGCTTTTAGATGTCGAAGTGTACAGCACGCAGACCTATACCGAGCCCATTCCGTATTCGACACAAATGGTGGAAAACGATCAGCTGGCACAATACTCCACCAAGACCATGCAGGTCGGCCAGGATGGCGAAGCTTCGGTCCAAGAGCAGGTCGTTACGCTCAATGGTGTGGAGACCCAGCGCACGGTTGTCAGCCGTGCTATCCTGACGCAAGCGACCGATGCTGTGGTCGCGGTCGGCACAGGCGGTTCGGATATTGGTACCGGCACATTGATCGCTCCGGTGACCGAATACCGGTTTACCTCGGCGTTTAAATTCCGCAATGGCCGCTGGCACAAGGGTGTCGATCTGGCGGTATCGGAAGGCACGCCGGTCTATGCGGCCGACAATGGCAAGGTCATTGTTTCCGAATGGTCGGACAGCTATGGCAACTATATCATCATTGACCATCAAAATGGTCTGAAAACACTCTATGCACACAACAGCGCATTGCTTGTGAATGTTGGCGACACGGTGACCAAGGGCCGTCAGATCGCGCTTTCCGGCAATACCGGAAATAGCACAGGCCCCCACGTGCATTTTGAAGTGCATTACAATGGCGTGGCGGTCAATCCGGAATTATATGTGTCCTTTGGCACAGAAACCCCATAA
- a CDS encoding MFS transporter, which produces MEKSIIRTCKLGAFFLSACTNLLAPLLLAIRAEFSLNTAMSGALLTAFFAGNFALCFFSGRLLNRFSKGHCLCVAVTIMTLSCFGVAVSPSFPVLWAGLFLMGACTIVMQVATNAIATGLAQQGAASHVAGITAFNGLGACAGLLFAGQCVSLGFSWRMVYILFGLCSIVATVLCWKTKFIPMPQQDAGHFRDLYTLVSDRRILPFFLCLLLYSGSETSICNWLVTYAVENRGFTTFAGSILTALIWLFVFVGRMACSEASKRVPARWILSGLMPVAAVTTLLIPQLSQIGIWAAVVVLGLALSGIWPMLASELLRIGGYDQSVTLSTAFLFSFCGNTVIPYGIGQIAEFQTMPIAILSIGGIFAGLFFFFLFAAHRPCVRKVSNQSGS; this is translated from the coding sequence ATGGAAAAATCAATCATTCGCACCTGCAAGCTGGGAGCCTTCTTCCTTTCCGCTTGCACCAATCTGCTCGCGCCGCTGCTGCTCGCCATCCGCGCCGAGTTTTCGCTGAACACGGCTATGAGCGGCGCGCTGCTCACCGCCTTTTTTGCCGGAAACTTTGCCTTGTGCTTTTTCAGTGGACGGCTGCTCAATCGGTTCAGCAAAGGACACTGCCTGTGCGTTGCGGTCACGATCATGACGCTGTCGTGCTTTGGGGTCGCCGTTTCGCCTTCGTTCCCTGTCCTTTGGGCCGGACTCTTTCTCATGGGCGCCTGCACGATTGTTATGCAGGTAGCAACCAATGCCATCGCCACCGGACTGGCTCAGCAAGGCGCGGCCTCCCATGTGGCTGGCATCACGGCCTTCAACGGTCTGGGCGCCTGCGCCGGTCTGTTGTTTGCCGGACAGTGCGTATCCCTGGGCTTTAGCTGGCGGATGGTCTATATTCTGTTTGGTTTGTGCTCGATCGTAGCGACGGTTTTGTGCTGGAAAACCAAGTTCATTCCCATGCCGCAGCAAGATGCTGGCCATTTCCGCGATCTGTATACCCTGGTCAGCGATCGTCGTATTTTGCCGTTTTTCCTGTGCCTGCTGCTGTATTCGGGTTCGGAAACCTCGATTTGCAACTGGCTGGTCACCTATGCCGTGGAAAACCGCGGATTTACGACCTTTGCTGGTTCCATCCTGACCGCGCTCATCTGGCTGTTCGTTTTCGTCGGCCGGATGGCCTGCTCGGAAGCCTCCAAGCGTGTGCCGGCCCGGTGGATCTTGTCTGGTCTGATGCCGGTCGCAGCCGTGACCACACTGCTCATCCCGCAGCTTTCGCAAATCGGCATTTGGGCGGCCGTTGTGGTGCTCGGGCTGGCACTGTCGGGTATCTGGCCCATGCTTGCCAGCGAACTGCTGCGCATTGGCGGCTATGACCAATCGGTCACGCTGTCGACGGCGTTCCTGTTCAGCTTTTGCGGCAATACGGTCATCCCGTATGGGATCGGCCAAATCGCTGAATTTCAGACCATGCCCATCGCCATCTTGTCTATTGGCGGCATCTTTGCCGGACTGTTCTTCTTCTTCCTGTTTGCTGCACACCGGCCTTGTGTACGGAAGGTCTCCAACCAGTCTGGTTCCTAA
- a CDS encoding imidazolonepropionase, translating to MEKRKYTHIQVLLPEIKAMLAAGKTQREVAEYYGFQDKQVIKSLLKRERRKERMLEAGILARPQGRPRTNAAPRDIITEQAHEIQRLRMENRLLRDFLHCIGRK from the coding sequence ATGGAGAAACGAAAATACACACACATTCAAGTGCTGTTGCCAGAAATCAAGGCTATGCTGGCAGCGGGGAAAACCCAGCGGGAAGTTGCAGAATATTACGGTTTTCAGGATAAGCAGGTGATAAAAAGTCTACTTAAGCGTGAACGGAGGAAAGAACGTATGTTAGAAGCTGGCATCCTTGCGCGGCCCCAAGGGCGGCCAAGAACAAATGCCGCACCAAGAGATATTATAACCGAGCAGGCACATGAGATCCAGCGACTTCGTATGGAGAATAGGCTGCTGCGGGATTTTCTGCACTGCATAGGAAGGAAGTGA
- the ychF gene encoding redox-regulated ATPase YchF, which translates to MKLGIVGLPNVGKSTLFNAITNAGAESANYPFCTIDPNVGMVAVPDYRLQPLTDLYHAKRTTPAVVEFVDIAGLVRGASKGEGLGNKFLSHIREVDAVVHVVRCFDNDNIVHVEGSVDPGRDIETINLELILSDIEHLERRLDRTRKAAKADKKLNLDVEILEKLKAHLEEGKTARTFPGFTDDEDVQRVMKESDLLTAKKVIYAANMDEAGFTGDQTENARLAAVQAIADAEGAMVLPICAKLEEDIATLEEDEKQMFLSELGLEESGLDRLIRVCYDLLGLMSYLTAGEQEVRAWTIEKGTKAPQAAGKIHTDFERGFIRAEVVSYDDLMACGSLAAAREKGLVRSEGKEYVMQDGDVVLFRFNV; encoded by the coding sequence ATGAAGTTAGGTATTGTCGGCTTGCCCAACGTGGGCAAATCCACCCTGTTCAACGCGATTACCAACGCGGGCGCAGAAAGCGCAAACTATCCGTTTTGCACCATTGACCCCAACGTTGGTATGGTCGCGGTACCGGACTACCGGTTGCAGCCGTTGACCGACCTGTACCATGCGAAAAGGACCACGCCTGCGGTCGTCGAATTTGTAGACATCGCTGGCCTGGTGCGCGGCGCAAGCAAGGGGGAAGGTTTGGGCAATAAGTTCCTGAGCCATATCCGCGAAGTCGACGCTGTGGTACACGTGGTGCGCTGCTTTGATAACGACAACATCGTACATGTAGAAGGTTCGGTCGACCCCGGACGCGATATCGAAACCATCAATTTGGAGCTCATTTTGTCCGATATCGAGCATTTGGAGCGCCGTCTGGACCGTACCCGCAAGGCCGCAAAGGCCGACAAAAAACTGAATCTGGACGTCGAGATTCTGGAAAAGCTCAAGGCACATCTGGAAGAGGGCAAAACTGCCCGCACTTTCCCGGGCTTTACCGATGATGAAGACGTACAGCGTGTCATGAAGGAAAGCGACCTGCTGACCGCAAAAAAGGTCATCTATGCCGCCAATATGGACGAAGCCGGCTTTACCGGCGACCAGACCGAAAATGCCCGTTTGGCAGCGGTACAGGCGATTGCCGACGCCGAAGGCGCGATGGTACTGCCCATCTGTGCCAAGCTGGAAGAGGATATCGCAACGCTGGAAGAAGACGAAAAGCAGATGTTCCTGAGCGAACTGGGCCTGGAAGAATCCGGTCTGGACCGTCTGATTCGCGTATGCTATGACCTGCTGGGCCTGATGAGCTATTTGACCGCTGGCGAGCAGGAAGTGCGCGCCTGGACGATCGAAAAGGGAACCAAGGCACCGCAGGCAGCTGGTAAGATCCATACCGACTTCGAACGCGGTTTCATCCGTGCCGAAGTGGTTTCTTACGATGACCTGATGGCTTGTGGTTCGCTGGCCGCAGCGCGCGAAAAGGGCCTGGTGCGTTCGGAAGGCAAAGAATACGTGATGCAGGACGGCGACGTTGTTTTGTTCCGTTTTAATGTATAA
- a CDS encoding TlpA family protein disulfide reductase — MKKTIIWIGLLVVVLVLAGVGYSLLSKQQSEQLVSQAEEKSSTSSEEEAVMLPDFTVLDAEGNPVESSALLGKPTIINFWATWCGYCKKELPDFQAAYESYGDQINFVMIDAADGKQETVEAGKQYIADNGYTFPVYFDTEMEAVISCGVSGFPATLFVSAEGEVLLGWPGYLETEQLNQMIEAMLPA; from the coding sequence ATGAAAAAAACAATTATATGGATCGGCTTGCTGGTCGTGGTGTTGGTGCTGGCCGGGGTAGGATATTCGCTCCTGTCCAAACAGCAGTCTGAGCAGCTGGTTTCTCAGGCCGAGGAGAAAAGCAGCACCTCGTCGGAGGAAGAAGCGGTCATGCTGCCGGACTTTACCGTGCTCGATGCCGAAGGCAATCCGGTGGAAAGCAGCGCGTTGCTCGGCAAACCGACGATCATCAATTTCTGGGCCACTTGGTGCGGCTATTGCAAAAAAGAATTGCCGGATTTTCAGGCGGCGTATGAAAGCTATGGCGATCAGATCAACTTTGTGATGATCGATGCCGCGGACGGCAAGCAGGAAACCGTGGAAGCCGGCAAACAGTACATTGCCGACAACGGGTATACCTTCCCGGTTTATTTTGATACCGAGATGGAAGCGGTTATCTCCTGCGGGGTAAGCGGATTCCCGGCAACCCTGTTCGTTTCGGCGGAAGGAGAAGTGCTGCTGGGCTGGCCAGGGTATCTGGAAACCGAGCAGCTAAATCAGATGATCGAGGCCATGCTGCCGGCATAA
- a CDS encoding VanW family protein has product MEKRQEGSSADRSLEDILQEMNGKESTGNHALDALLRARDEESAHDLAGSSAEPSFREEEPMFEPMSAFENLVPAGHGVSAALADAMPEKKRSTSRSRKKKSEKKQKSGKNTPWKKIAAIAGAIIVVLAGGTLGYTYGYSGIHFGMQAGAVKVGGMSLTEAQKEIDQASSQLLDGKAITLTIYDKDYTIDIASVTTGMDSKQSAQEAYDYTHEGGLFTRVGHTLSALVGQGEAPLSVSVDDEALTARLDEIASEALTEPVNPSWTVEGDKLIIDTGKLGVSFDRDVVSKAITEKIRTMDFEPYEVKVTTSDPAPVDVDQIAAEAQTQPKNATVDKSDGKTIVPSVDGVSFDVEEAKSIVGDGSAQTYEIPITRTPAEVSADQLADVLFRDTLASTSTNLNEGNKPRTNNVRLACQYINGTILNPGEEFSYNNVVGERTAERGFRSAGAYANGQLIDEVGGGVCQPSSTLYMAVLRADLEVTERHNHSLTVSYTPLGEDATVSWGGPDFRFKNNTKYPIKIVASQSGGAMYIDIVGTKTSDKKVTLKTEILETLDYEVVEKIDASLAPGTRETQQTGATGYKTVTYKTVTENGTSTTTKANNSYYKKRDKIVLVGPAATTEPATSDTTAPATTETP; this is encoded by the coding sequence ATGGAGAAACGACAAGAAGGGTCTTCCGCCGATCGCTCGTTGGAAGACATCTTACAAGAAATGAACGGCAAAGAAAGTACGGGCAATCATGCCTTGGACGCGCTGCTGCGCGCGCGGGATGAGGAATCGGCACATGACCTGGCGGGGTCTTCCGCTGAGCCTTCGTTCCGGGAAGAGGAGCCCATGTTCGAGCCGATGTCGGCGTTTGAAAATCTGGTGCCGGCTGGACATGGTGTTTCGGCGGCGTTGGCGGATGCTATGCCCGAAAAAAAGCGGAGCACTTCCCGCAGCCGCAAAAAGAAAAGTGAAAAGAAGCAAAAAAGTGGGAAGAATACGCCCTGGAAAAAAATTGCTGCAATTGCCGGTGCCATAATTGTTGTGTTGGCAGGCGGCACCCTGGGGTATACTTACGGATACAGCGGCATCCATTTTGGGATGCAGGCCGGAGCGGTCAAGGTCGGCGGCATGTCGCTGACAGAAGCGCAAAAAGAAATTGACCAGGCGAGCAGCCAGTTGCTCGATGGCAAGGCCATTACGCTTACCATCTATGATAAGGACTATACCATCGATATTGCATCGGTCACGACCGGTATGGACAGCAAGCAGTCGGCTCAGGAAGCCTATGACTATACCCACGAAGGCGGTCTGTTCACGCGGGTAGGGCATACTTTGTCCGCGCTGGTCGGGCAGGGCGAAGCGCCGCTGTCGGTCAGCGTCGATGACGAAGCTCTGACCGCTCGCCTGGATGAGATCGCTTCTGAAGCCCTGACCGAGCCGGTCAATCCTAGCTGGACCGTCGAAGGAGATAAGTTGATCATCGATACCGGCAAGCTCGGTGTTTCGTTTGACCGCGATGTGGTATCCAAAGCCATTACCGAGAAAATCCGTACCATGGATTTTGAGCCGTATGAGGTCAAGGTCACAACGAGTGACCCGGCGCCGGTGGATGTCGACCAGATTGCAGCCGAAGCGCAGACTCAGCCGAAAAATGCGACGGTGGACAAATCGGATGGCAAAACCATTGTGCCCAGCGTGGATGGGGTATCCTTCGATGTTGAGGAGGCAAAATCCATTGTTGGCGATGGCAGCGCCCAGACTTATGAGATCCCCATTACTCGCACACCGGCAGAGGTTTCTGCCGACCAGCTGGCCGATGTTCTGTTCCGGGATACGCTGGCCAGCACATCGACCAACCTGAACGAGGGCAACAAACCGCGTACCAATAACGTCCGGTTGGCTTGCCAGTATATCAATGGCACGATTTTGAATCCGGGCGAAGAATTTTCGTATAATAATGTCGTGGGCGAGCGTACCGCGGAACGTGGCTTCCGGTCGGCTGGCGCTTATGCCAACGGTCAGCTGATCGACGAAGTCGGCGGCGGTGTCTGCCAGCCTTCTTCGACGCTGTACATGGCAGTCCTGCGCGCTGACCTCGAAGTGACCGAGCGTCATAACCACAGCCTGACGGTGTCTTACACCCCGTTGGGCGAAGATGCCACCGTATCGTGGGGCGGCCCAGATTTCCGTTTCAAGAATAACACCAAGTATCCGATCAAGATTGTAGCGTCCCAGTCGGGCGGTGCAATGTACATCGATATTGTGGGTACCAAGACCTCGGACAAAAAGGTCACGCTGAAAACAGAAATTCTGGAAACGCTGGACTATGAAGTCGTTGAGAAGATCGATGCATCGCTGGCACCGGGCACCCGGGAAACCCAGCAGACCGGTGCAACCGGCTACAAGACCGTGACTTATAAGACGGTTACCGAAAACGGTACCTCCACGACCACCAAGGCAAACAATTCGTACTATAAAAAGCGGGATAAAATCGTGCTGGTTGGACCGGCTGCGACCACCGAACCGGCGACTTCGGACACGACAGCACCGGCTACCACAGAAACCCCATAA
- a CDS encoding AraC family transcriptional regulator, whose amino-acid sequence MMQIYAIPHHGELSDLYEGGVLPRMAYFAHSVLRADGRSRSMHQHTNVTELVLVCKGEGIHCVDAHTYHTHPGDFIIYNQNSLHDERAAVPEGMELFCCGIAGLQLKGQAAGRLALTPGEVCVPSGETFPKLRLVMEWMEQAIQSGQPDISRITDGLLCSLLAMVRGLLHERVAVAVDRSDRTEIVRAMRAYLDAHYTEPFTLSDLAAAFRVSPYYAAHLFREETGYAPMQYRLQRRIGEAQSLLTDTSYSITQIAQAVGYDNPNHFTQRFTKVVGVSPRQFRRQSVSQSSFPERHTEYTADDWKIHSQDCENHG is encoded by the coding sequence ATGATGCAGATTTATGCCATTCCCCATCACGGCGAGCTGTCCGACCTATACGAGGGCGGCGTGCTGCCGCGCATGGCGTATTTTGCACACTCGGTTTTGCGTGCCGATGGACGGTCGCGGTCCATGCATCAGCATACCAACGTGACCGAACTGGTGCTGGTCTGCAAAGGGGAAGGAATCCATTGTGTGGATGCCCATACCTACCATACGCATCCTGGGGATTTTATCATTTACAATCAAAATTCCCTGCATGATGAGCGGGCTGCCGTACCCGAAGGTATGGAACTGTTTTGCTGCGGGATTGCGGGCTTACAGCTCAAAGGACAGGCCGCGGGACGGCTGGCGCTCACGCCAGGTGAAGTCTGTGTGCCCAGCGGTGAAACTTTCCCTAAGCTGCGTCTGGTGATGGAATGGATGGAACAGGCGATACAAAGCGGCCAGCCCGATATCAGCCGCATCACCGACGGCTTGCTGTGCAGTCTGCTGGCGATGGTGCGGGGACTGCTGCATGAGCGGGTAGCGGTTGCGGTCGACCGTTCCGACCGTACCGAGATCGTGCGCGCCATGCGTGCCTACTTGGATGCTCATTATACCGAACCGTTCACGCTTTCGGATTTGGCAGCAGCCTTTCGCGTCAGTCCCTATTATGCCGCCCATCTGTTCCGGGAGGAAACCGGGTATGCACCTATGCAATACCGCTTACAGCGGCGCATCGGCGAAGCCCAATCGCTGCTGACCGATACGTCCTATTCGATCACGCAGATCGCGCAGGCAGTCGGCTACGATAACCCGAATCACTTTACCCAACGGTTTACCAAGGTCGTCGGGGTATCGCCCCGCCAGTTTCGCAGACAGAGTGTATCCCAGAGTTCCTTTCCCGAACGGCACACTGAGTATACCGCAGACGATTGGAAAATTCATTCGCAAGATTGCGAAAATCACGGATAA